The following nucleotide sequence is from Citrus sinensis cultivar Valencia sweet orange chromosome 6, DVS_A1.0, whole genome shotgun sequence.
TTAACTGGGCAAAAGTTCATAATTTTTCAAGTGAATTACAGGCTTTATCTTCATTGGTATTGCAGTGTTAATGTTTACAAAAGTTCGTAATTTCCTGAATCGTTTCGATATGGAATTTGATGTTTGAGATTGTGGTTGCAAAGAGAGGGAGAAACCCAAAATGATAATTGCATTGTAATCTGAGTAAACTGGAAATTAACTTAAATCGGATTAAGGATTCTCTCCTTCGGTGTTTGCTGACATGGCATAAGTTCCAGAAGAACTTTTAACGATAGCACTTCTTCACCACAAAAGACCTGTTCTGGTGAGCAAGATTCCAGGGTATGTACGACGAATTACCAATTACGCACTGTCAATTTGagtacatttattttaaaaaactcacTATATTACATAATTAACCGTTAATccattatatttaattgaattgcaAATAAATCTCGCCCACTAACAAAAAGCCTATCGTGTCCGAATTGTAGCATTTCGCTTCCCTTAACCATCTCGCACCTCTGTAGTAGTAGAACCTTGGAGTGGCACATCAGTCATGGCCTCCGCTGTGAGACTACTCCACCCCGCACGTGCCGGTTCACAGGTGCAAGTATCTTCCTCTCTTGCCGTTCCCCGCACTGTAGTATTCAACTTCAACAAGAGACAGAATAGCAAAAGGTACATCCGACACAGCAGCGAATTCTCAGGTCAACATAAGTTGACTCCAGTGGCCCAATCCTCTCAGCAAAACGACGGCGTTGTGCCGTCCGATAATGAAGACGGAGTTTCTCTTGGCACGTTAAAATTGCCAGGGAATACTGATCTTCAACGCTTTGAATCTTTGCTATTTCAGGTATGcgataataatttatttatttttttaaaaaaagtcatCATACATATAATGaacattaaatgaaaaaaataacagtatTTCAAGATCACCCAACACTTGGAAAATTCCACTAACCACAAGGTCTTTGGTGCTAAATAGTAAAGTATGCGTACCGGGGAAATTTCTTCTTCGCATGTGGCGCCCTCCTAGCGATCAAAAAACAACGTTGCGTATTGATAAGTAAGCGTGTGAAGTTGGACCGTGTACAAGTTTGTAGATTGCTTTTCAACCTTCGTGGAATGCCATTATAGTCGGATGACATCTCAAATGGtccttataattaattatatttatgcaTTGTTTgacataataatttaaacaaaaaggggaaatgaagttgatattttttaatttgatatttccCTTTCTTCATAATGGCCCTTTTCCCTTTCTTtaagttgatattttttaatttaaaaaaaaaagttgaagttTTTCTGCTTTTGTCTTTATGACAGTGGGCGAACAGTCTGTGTCAAGGAGCCAATCTGCCGCTACCTGTACCTCTAAAGGTCAATCATTACTGTATCTCTTGTTTTATGGATTTTAGGCCTGCAATCGGTTACACATACGCACACATattcattcaaattttagggAAAGCTTCAGACATTAGCATGGATATGTGCAACACGCCGGTTGGTACTATCTCTAACGGAATTCCTCATTTTGGAGATCGGTGGCATgttataagaaatatatagGGGGATCAAAGAATAATTGGAAAAATGTTTACATAAATAACTTTACAAAATCCCCTGACCTCACTGCAGCTCTGTTACTGGATATGGTTTAAAATGAGCAACGCAAGACCAAATATTGTATGACAATGTTTTATGGTTTACTGGTGGGTAAGGAGCTGCTCTCCAGTAAACTAATAGAAAACTTAGTGTCTGAGGATAAAAATTAGGATTAAGAACCTTTGACTTTACTTGCTTTAGACATTTCAAACTTTTTGGGTCCAGTTGATTTAATGgctttataattgttatttatttcacCTTCTTGTTTTCTGTTTCTTGTCCATTCTTATGGACTAGAACTTTTCTTATGCCAGTTTTCCACTTCTCCGATTTCTTTGACCTGATAAGTTTGACTTCATCCTCAACTTTCAAACGACATAAATGATCATATTCGAGTCACTTGGTCAAGCCCATGATTAATGAACTCATAATTAACCGACCTTGGCCAAATCCATGGTGAAAATATCACCCAGTTGGCCACTCGAATTGTTCTGTGATTAGCCATTATTCAGGTGCACCCTGATTACATTTTCCATTTCACGAGCTCTTTGCAAATCATGCTTCAAGGGCAGCCTGTTTAATTCTGGTGACTGTTACTTGTTGACTTTAATCTTTGCTTGTCGGTCAGCTTATATGGTCTTAAACAAAAGTAGCATTTAACCTATAGTCCGTtgacaaaaaaggaaaaaaaagaaaaagaagaaaacattCCTTAATGGAGttctcattttctatttaacAGGTAGATAAAATACCTGGTGGAGCCAGATTGGGATTTATTACAGTTGGAGATGGAGAGACTAAGGTCCTTGTCTATATCGACTGCCTGGTTTTCCCAGCCACTGGTGGTTCAGGTCCAATTTTCCGAGCTATAAGAAATGGACCAATGAAAGAAAAGTCTCCTCCTGGTGAGCCCAGGATCATGAGAAGTCTTCTGCAGGCCCTCCAAAAATCCGTTGAAATTGCtagaatttgaaaaagttaTGTGTTCAAGGtgtaataatatatcaatagaGTTCCTTTTGTCTAATCTGTTACATTTGGCACTAGAATATTCAAACTCTAAACTCAGTCCTTccttattaaaagaaaaatatctgTTGTGTATTTGACCATCTTTCTATTCAGCAATTCTTTTAGCTATATATAGCCAGATATCAAGTTTACTGCATGTATGCATGTACTTATTCCCTTTATATCATATGCATCTTTCATGAAATAGTTCTAAATTAGAATAGCTACAGCTAGTTATCTATTTCATTTTGTCTGTTCCTGTTTGTGTATTATTCCCTGTAGATCCGTATGGATTTGACCTCTTGAGGAATAATTTTGGAAACATATTGTTGCCACATCGAATGAAGTGATTTTATTCTATGAAACTGAGGTCCGTTCTCATACACATACTGGACAAGAACATGAGATGCAATGtgtttcttttgtaatttttaataatctcTGTGCTTCTTTGTCATTGGAGGAGAATCTGTTCTCTTCTTCAGTTCTTCTATGAATAACTGATAAAGATTTTAACAGGATGTGGTCAAGGAGCATAAAACTAAGTCATATCTTGAACTGTTTTATCTCATCTATGCGCTGAATATTTTATAGAGAAACAATGAAATTAGAGCCTCTCGTTTAATTATACATACATtagagaacaaaaataatatatccAATATCTTAGAGGTTGGCAGCATTCACACCTATAAATATACTTGAATCTGAAACTAGAATTCTCAATTTGTTCACCCCTTCCATTTTACTGTTTGAAAGACTTGCAAACCGGCCGTTCATAACATCTTGGTCCTAAAATCTTATTGTATCTCGAAAAGGTATGGAGAAACAAGAAGATACGGGAAAAAGATTGATTGATGAAGAACAAGATGATTTTGATGCTATTATTGTGGGTTCTGGATATGGGGGTTCTGTTGCATCTTTTCGCTTGGCAATGGCAGGAATAAAGGTATGTCTA
It contains:
- the LOC102614458 gene encoding uncharacterized protein LOC102614458 isoform X1, translated to MASAVRLLHPARAGSQVQVSSSLAVPRTVVFNFNKRQNSKRYIRHSSEFSGQHKLTPVAQSSQQNDGVVPSDNEDGVSLGTLKLPGNTDLQRFESLLFQWANSLCQGANLPLPVPLKVDKIPGGARLGFITVGDGETKVLVYIDCLVFPATGGSGPIFRAIRNGPMKEKSPPGEPRIMRSLLQALQKSVEIARI
- the LOC102614458 gene encoding uncharacterized protein LOC102614458 isoform X2; amino-acid sequence: MASAVRLLHPARAGSQVQVSSSLAVPRTVVFNFNKRQNSKRYIRHSSEFSGQHKLTPVAQSSQQNDGVVPSDNEDGVSLGTLKLPGNTDLQRFESLLFQVDKIPGGARLGFITVGDGETKVLVYIDCLVFPATGGSGPIFRAIRNGPMKEKSPPGEPRIMRSLLQALQKSVEIARI